From the genome of Cryptococcus neoformans var. neoformans B-3501A chromosome 1, whole genome shotgun sequence, one region includes:
- a CDS encoding hypothetical protein (Match to EST gb|CF191785.1|CF191785; HMMPfam hit to Sterol_desat, Sterol desaturase, score: 243.1, E(): 4.9e-70): MDIILEYSDEYVLDKVYNFLLPHPPVPSSLTSINATALSESYSGSTTYHPSIEPASLLPRDSIIRQSISLFTVALLGAYALYFIFCSLSYYYVYDRRLEHHPKFLKDQKRKEIISSVVSAPWIALMTVPWFVAEVRGHSMLYESVADYGWGYTALSVFMFLLFTDFGIYWVHRIEHHPAIYKHIHKPHHKWIVPTPYAALAFHPLDGYAQSLPYHIFPFCFPLHKYVYLGLFVFVQFWTILIHDGDMITGHILERYINGPAHHTLHHLYFTCNYGQYFTWADQYFDSYRDPAPHLDPIHDSLKMMRKKGLIDEAGNAIPQAREGKKEQ; the protein is encoded by the exons ATGGACATCATCCTCGAATACTCTGATGAATACGTTCTTGACAAAGTCTATaatttcctcctcccccatcCCCCGGTTCCCTCATCTCTCACATCGATAAACGCCACTGCTCTTTCGGAATCCTATTCTGGCTCAACGACCTACCACCCTTCTATCGAACCtgcctcccttctccctcgcGACTCTATCATTCGCCAGTCGATATCCCTTTTCACCGTCGCTCTTCTCGGCGCCTATGCCCTCTacttcatcttctgctCACTATCATACTACTATGTGTACGATAGAAGGCTAGAACATCACCCGAAATTCCTTAAAGaccagaagaggaaagaaatcATATCGTCCGTTGTTTCGGCACCGTGGATAGCGTTGATGACCGTGCCGTGGTTCGTCGCTGAGGTGAGAGGGCATAGCATGCTGTATGAGAGCGTGGCAGACTATGGGTGGGGCTACACGGCGTTGAGCGTGTTTATGTTCTTGTTGTTTACGGACTTTGGGATTTACTGGGTGCACCGAATTGAACACCATCCGGCGATCTACAAGCACATCCACAAGCCACATCACAAGTGGATCG TACCCACCCCGTACGCTGCGCTCGCCTTTCACCCCCTAGACGGCTACGCCCAGTCCCTTCCTTACCA TATCTTCCCATTCTGCTTCCCTCTCCACAAATATGTCTACCTGggcctcttcgtctttgtCCAGTTCTGGACTATCCTCATCCACGATGGCGATATGATCACCGGCCACATATTGGAGAGGTACATCAACGGTCCCGCCCACCATACCTTGCATCACTTATATTTCACTTGCAATTATGGACAG TACTTTACTTGGGCAGACCAGTATTTTGACTCATATCGTGACCCCGCTCCTCATCTGGACCCTATCCATGACAGTTTGAaaatgatgagaaagaagggacTGATAGATGAAGCTGGGAACGCTATCCCCCAGGCtagagaagggaagaaggaacaatGA
- a CDS encoding hypothetical protein (HMMPfam hit to zf-CCHC, Zinc knuckle, score: 99.0, E(): 1.1e-26), giving the protein MSYNASGGWGAGPQQAENVDDGGWGGPPEAVEWAPPGAWPSDPPPKPAPTATAEISQPAPAPEPTPAPVQAESVKTGASETQEAEDGGGWGGSAEVVNPASVPIPPSTAATSTVSAASVSVPSSDVGADAGETQDDNAGGWGGEPAKPSADNEDDRTAPVTGNVTLNGWDGSQHAQKGVSDGEWKQPEPEPQQDNAGGWGAEPASLKTSNSDNDAGGWGSPEPQQANGGWDAPVPSSNDNAGGWEEPQPPVRAPRSQTSNSGGWDSQSQSTGNGNAGGWDNTDTQSIHSQRSQSAVHSAHLSRQSGPQSQSRSINYGYGGGRDASDVGVYIPDAVVSRGPWDRPFVMPQSDNGWAGFAARRRGGAAGGAGRGGYGDNGGRQPQRQQQQQGGWDAEPAQASGGWGSESVQQSSGGWNAEPTQQSSGGWGAEPAQTFSNDADDGGWGADPAPIKSTSTSVSASAPVPAPAPAPVPAQAQVDNNAGGWSADPVPAADSSSDDAGGWGSPEPVQRTPKAKTKVVDDAGGWGAEPAPVPVQTNQAQSNDDTGGWGAEPASNGSGDTGGWGDTTQSQPQSQSQSNSGSGGWGDDTQSQSQSQSQNSGGWGDEPAPLGENNWGSRSGGGASQQPTESGFGGGLQGGYSSGGGDGRGRGFGGECHHCGKTGHIARMCPDTGYSGSPNDCFRCQQPGHMARECPNTFGGGDACFKCGQPGHFARECPGAYGGGGGGFGGSNGGFRGGFAPPASGANAVTNVTGATGWGFRKAYLSQNPNAGERSQSSWDSSNFNSGGGNGGGDNSNGSGTDRPARTSWKDDASSGHSALSRDRDLTGWSVHEKWENEKVSLPKHKREILAGQSWLEEDDGTSLAAEAVVEDDNTSSGWGAMKAARANQPEPKTEDDGGWGGAPVPAQNQDEDDGGWGGAPVALPSGGKEDAGGWGDNGGSNDGEMGGGPETTPKAQPARLKPEPSAQSQPQTGGWDVEPVQPQAQTSSDDNAGGWGAEPVSNGANDDAGGWGAPEPKQISRPSNGGGWGASEPEPVSSGGGSGWGQQGGRGNFGGNDSSGTSISSQAGRRPGVRTPWAERSVMKTNQTGKWGNDGFEQLERDWQTYGRGGFGGRGRGAPRGRGGFGGGFGSRGDDGDNFQSRDNGWGARASSNANDNGAFAPTASNVNAGGWDATPAPVPDASSNNDDGGWGSAPAPVPAASSNNDDGGWAGEPAPVSAPAAPSNEDHGGWAGEPDSVTAPVQSTQAQADDGGWRGEPEKQSSVPASTAPVQESASADDDGGWGGEPEKVEVARGPDSIPVSASKEETKPEEDDGGWGNESKKVEAPVAPAPAPVEEPRTEPEDGGWGGEPEKVEQPQEKRPVEAEQPESKADEESKPAIKAEINPASDSKPSSVAGSVKAESVSSKQDAEHHTPKSVASSLRESSAPPSQGASSPRPFAQPFTPRTVQNSLLFASPVQRHISPVPSIVGAGYLDGRASPFTPGYISPLAAPGPYPIPAAPVGVPPVPAYTAPIPVIPAVSPPIQPSGPRYFEPARSDSRVSIKTPNGAPVMSPAGSNASLPTSSPVGQAGYYEVPHVPVGQEGYYQQAMNPYDSMSSHVSVPVAVGGQGMSGFVEGPDGAYYPVSQQPGYGYRPFGYGM; this is encoded by the exons ATGTCATACAATGCTTCAGGCGGCTGGGGAGCCGGCCCGCAACAGGCTGAAAACGTAGAcgatggtggatggggtGGACCTCCCGAGGCAGTCGAATGGGCCCCGCCCGGTGCTTGGCCTTCCGATCCCCCTCCCAAACCTGCTCCAACTGCTACAGCTGAGATCAGCCAACCTGCCCCTGCTCCAGAGCCTACACCTGCTCCGGTCCAAGCTGAATCAGTCAAGACTGGCGCAAGCGAAACccaagaagctgaagatggCGGCGGCTGGGGTGGTTCTGCCGAAGTTGTCAACCCGGCTTCCGTCCCTattcctccttccaccGCTGCCACCTCCACAGTCTCCGCTGCATCCGTCtctgttccttcttctgatGTGGGTGCTGATGCCGGCGAGACCCAAGACGATAATGCCGGCGGCTGGGGTGGCGAACCCGCCAAGCCCTCTGCCGACAACGAGGACGATCGGACCGCTCCGGTTACTGGCAATGTTACTTTGAACGGATGGGATGGATCTCAGCATGCGCAAAAGGGCGTGAGCGATGGCGAATGGAAGCAGCCTGAACCTGAGCCTCAGCAAGATAACGCCGGTGGATGGGGTGCCGAGCCTGCGTCTTTGAAGACTAGCAACAGCGACAATGATGCTGGTGGTTGGGGATCGCCCGAGCCACAACAGGCCAATGGTGGCTGGGATGCTCCCGTTCCCTCGTCCAACGACAACGCCGGCGGGTGGGAAGAGCCTCAGCCCCCTGTTCGTGCTCCTAGGAGTCAGACTTCCAATTCTGGTGGATGGGACTCTCAATCCCAATCCACCGGTAATGGCAACGCCGGTGGTTGGGACAACACCGATACACAGTCTATCCACTCTCAACGTTCGCAATCCGCCGTTCACTCGGCACATCTCTCCCGACAATCCGGGCCCCAGTCTCAATCTCGGTCAATCAACTATGGCTACGGTGGCGGCCGGGACGCTTCTGATGTGGGCGTGTATATCCCCGATGCAGTCGTGAGTCGAGGACCATGGGACAGACCGTTTGTCATGCCGCAGAGCGATAATGGATGGGCCGGGTTTGCcgcgaggaggagaggtgggGCAGCGGGAGGTGCGGGGAGGGGAGGGTATGGTGATAATGGAGGAAGACAGCCTCAGcgtcagcagcagcagcaaggtGGCTGGGACGCCGAACCTGCTCAGGCATCCGGCGGATGGGGAAGTGAATCCGTCCAGCAATCTTCTGGCGGATGGAACGCCGAGCCTACGCAACAGTCCTCTGGTGGATGGGGAGCTGAACCTGCCCAAACCTTTTCTAATGATGCCGacgatggaggatggggtGCTGATCCCGCTCCTATCAAGTCTACTTCCACTTCTGTCTCTGCCTCTGCGCCTGTTCCCGCTCCAGCTCCAGCTCCCGTGCCAGCTCAAGCTCAGGTAGATAACAATGCTGGTGGCTGGAGTGCTGACCCTGTGCCCGCTGCCGACTCCTCCAGCGACGATGCCGGTGGCTGGGGTTCACCCGAGCCTGTGCAGAGGACACCCAAGGCCAAAACCAAGGTTGTGGATGATGCCGGTGGATGGGGTGCTGAGCCTGCTCCTGTACCTGTCCAGACCAACCAAGCTCAGTCAAATGACGACACAGGGGGATGGGGTGCGGAGCCCGCTAGCAATGGAAGTGGCGATACCGGCGGATGGGGTGACACCACTCAATCTCAAccccaatcccaatcccaatccaACTCTGGCAGTGGCGGATGGGGTGACGATacccaatcccaatctcAGTCTCAGTCCCAGAATAGCGGCGGATGGGGCGACGAGCCTGCTCCTTTGGGCGAAAACAACTGGGGTAGCCGAAGTGGCGGGGGAGCTTCCCAACAGCCTACTGAGAGTGGGTTTGGAGGTGGCTTGCAGGGCGGCTACAgcagtggtggtggtgatggaagaggcCGAGGCTTTGGGGGAGAGTGTCATCACTGTGGAAAGACCGGCCATATT GCTCGTATGTGCCCTGACACTGGATACTCTGGTTCTCCCAATGATTGCTTCCGATGTCAACAACCTGGTCACATG GCTCGTGAATGCCCCAACACCTTTGGCGGTGGAGATGCCTGTTTCAAATGCGGTCAGCCTGGTCACTTT GCTCGTGAATGTCCTGGCGCGTatggtggcggtggtggcggCTTTGGCGGCAGTAATGGTGGTTTCCGTGGCGGCTTTGCCCCTCCCGCTTCTGGTGCCAACGCTGTCACGAACGTTACTGGTGCCACTGGCTGGGGCTTCCGAAAAGCTTACCTCTCCCAAAACCCTAATGCCGGGGAACGTAGTCAGAGCTCTTGGGATTCCTCCAACTTCAACTCTGGCGGTGGTAACGGTGGGGGGGACAACAGCAACGGTTCCGGTACCGATCGCCCTGCTCGTACATCGTGGAAGGATGACGCCAGCTCTGGGCACAGCGCACTCTCTCGCGACAGAGACCTCACTGGCTGGTCCGTTCATGAAAAATGGGAAAATGAGAAAGTCAGTTTGCCCAAGCACAAGCGAGAGATTCTCGCAGGACAGTCATggttggaggaagatgatggcaCGTCGCTCGCGGCTGAGGCGGTCGTGGAGGATGATAACACTAGCAGCGGATGGGGCGCGATGAAAGCCGCGCGAGCAAACCAACCCGAGCCCAAGACGGAAGACGACggtggatggggaggagCGCCTGTGCCTGCCCAGAaccaagatgaagatgatggaggatggggcGGCGCGCCTGTTGCTCTGCCCTCCGGCGGTAAAGAAGATGCTGGCGGATGGGGAGACAACGGGGGCAGCAATGATGGTGAAATGGGTGGTGGACCGGAGACGACTCCCAAAGCCCAGCCTGCGCGACTGAAACCCGAGCCTTCTGCTCAGTCTCAGCCTCAAACTGGTGGATGGGATGTGGAGCCGGTGCAACCTCAAGCCCAAACTAGTTCAGACGACAACGCCGGCGGATGGGGTGCTGAACCTGTTAGTAACGGAGCGAACGACGATGCTGGTGGATGGGGCGCCCCCGAACCTAAGCAAATCTCCCGCCCATCTAACGGTGGTGGATGGGGCGCGTCTGAACCTGAGCCTGTAAGCAGTGGCGGTGGTAGTGGATGGGGTCAACAGGGCGGTCGAGGTAACTTTGGCGGCAAT GACTCTTCGGGCACTTCTATTAGCAGTCAAGCCGGTCGTCGCCCAGGTGTACGCACCCCTTGGGCGGAGAGGTCTGTTATGAAGACTAACCAAACTGGGAAGTGGGGCAACGATGGCTTTGAGCAGCTTGAGAGAGATTGGCAGACGTATGGTCGAGGTGGCTTTGGTGGTCGCGGACGCGGTGCAC CTCGGGGACGTGGTGGATTTGGCGGTGGTTTTGGCTCTCGcggtgatgatggtgataaCTTCCAGTCTAGGGACAATGGATGGGGCGCTCGTGCTTCTTCCAATGCTAACGATAATGGTGCCTTTGCCCCCACCGCTTCCAATGTGAATGCCGGTGGTTGGGATGCAACTCCCGCGCCTGTTCCCGATGCGTCGTCGAACAACGATGATGGCGGATGGGGTAGTGCGCCTGCTCCTGTTCCTgccgcttcttccaataATGACGATGGTGGATGGGCTGGTGAGCCTGCTCCTGTCTCTGCCCCTGCTGCCCCGTCAAACGAGGATCATGGTGGATGGGCTGGTGAGCCCGACTCTGTGACCGCACCTGTGCAGTCCACTCAAGCTCAAGCCGACGATGGCGGATGGAGGGGTGAGCCCGAAAAGCAGAGTTCTGTTCCAGCATCTACTGCTCCTGTCCAGGAATCTGCATCTGCGGATGATGACGGTGGATGGGGTGGCGAACcagagaaggttgaggtTGCTCGCGGCCCTGACTCCATTCCAGTCTCCGCTTCCAAAGAGGAGACCAAGCccgaggaggacgacggTGGATGGGGTAATGagtcgaagaaggtcgaggCGCCTGTTGCTCCTGCGCCTGCTCCAGTTGAGGAACCCAGGACGGAGCCTGAAGATGGCGGATGGGGTGGAGAGCCTGAAAAGGTCGAGCAACCTCAAGAAAAGCGACCCGTTGAAGCCGAACAGCCAGAATCGAAAGCTGACGAGGAGTCCAAACCCGCCATCAAGGCTGAAATCAATCCCGCTTCCGATTCCAAGCCTTCCTCTGTCGCAGGTTCGGTCAAGGCCGAGTCTGTTTCTTCCAAGCAAGACGCTGAGCACCATACTCCCAAGTCGGTCGCCTCTAGCCTCCGGGAATcctctgctcctccttcccaaGGCGCTTCCTCCCCTCGACCCTTTGCTCAGCCGTTTACCCCTCGAACTGTGCAAAACTCGCTCCTTTTCGCTAGCCCTGTGCAGCGACACATCTCCCCAGTGCCTTCGATCGTGGGTGCCGGCTATCTCGACGGCCGAGCGTCACCCTTCACCCCGGGTTACATTTCCCCTCTTGCTGCTCCTGGGCCTTACCCCATCCCTGCTGCCCCTGTCGGTGTCCCTCCTGTCCCTGCTTACACCGCACCCATTCCAGTTATTCCAGCGGTGAGCCCGCCCATCCAGCCTTCCGGCCCGCGATACTTTGAGCCTGCCAGGTCCGACTCTCGAGTCTCCATCAAGACGCCTAATGGTGCGCCTGTCATGTCACCTGCTGGATCCAACGCATCGCTCCCTACAAGCTCGCCCGTTGGCCAGGCTGGGTACTATGAAGTCCCCCATGTACCTGTCGGGCAAGAAGGCTACTACCAGCAGGCGATGAACCCTTATGACTCCATGTCATCTCATGTCAGTGTCCCTGTTGCCGTGGGCGGGCAGGGTATGTCCGGCTTTGTGGAAGGTCCTGATGGGGCTTATTATCCCGTCAGTCAGCAGCCTGGGTATGGGTACCGACCGTTTGGGTACGGTATGTGA